Genomic segment of Canis lupus dingo isolate Sandy chromosome 9, ASM325472v2, whole genome shotgun sequence:
CCCGGATGTCCCTGCTCGGGGGCTGCTGACCTCAGTTGCAGGGGGAGTCCCCCCCACGCCCCCTCGCCAGCCTCAGCAGCCGGAGACCCTGGGTGAGCCCCTGGGCCagacctgcagcccagggcagcctcccctacccccctgcccccgcctccctccgccccccccacccttccctcctcctcctaggACTGGACCAGAGAAGCCACTGTGGCCACTGGGGGGGGCCCTGCCCCCCCAGCTCTTGCCGGCCGCCCCCAGGAGTCCTCGGGGCGGCCGGGGTCCCTACCAGGCCTGGCAGGACCAGGATGctgccccctctcctcctccccggCCTCACCCAACACCCCCACCCACCCGAACACCCAGTCTGACTGGGGACAGCCGGATGCCGGCTGACCCCGGGCCCGAGGTGGGCAGTGGCTGGCCGGGCTTCCTCATGTCCTGCCTGAAGGGCCCCCATGTCATCCTCAAGATGGAGGCCATGAAGATTGTTCACCCTGAGAAGttccctgagctgcaggcggctgCCCCTTGCTTCCCACCAGCACCGcggcccacccctgccctggcacCCAAACGCGCCTGGCCCTCAGACACAGAGATCATCGTCAACCAGGCATGCGGAGGGGACATGCCTGCCTTGGATGGGGCACCCCGCACTCCTCCCTTGCCGCGACGGCCCCGAAAGGGCAGTGTGGAGTTGGGCTTCCCCCGAGTGGCACCAGCGGACGAGGTCATCGTGAACCAGTATGTGGTGCGGCCTGGTCCTGCCACCTCAGGGGCCCCTGCCACGGCGGCACCAGCCTCAGGTGAGCCCCTGGAGTGCCCCACCTGCGGGCACACGTACAACGTCACCCAGCGGCGGCCCCGAGTGCTGTCCTGCCTGCACTCTGTGTGTGAGCAGTGCCTGCAGATTCTCTATGAGTCCTGCCCTAAGTACAAGTTCATCTCCTGTCCCACTTGCCGCCGCGAGACTGTGCTCTTCACGGACTATGGCCTGGCTGCACTAGCTGTCAACACGTCTATCTTGAGCCGCCTGCCACCTGAGGCACTGACTGCCCCGTCCGGTGGCCAGTGGGGGGGTGAGCCGGAGGGCAGCTGCTACCAGACCTTCCGGCAGTACTGTGGGGCCGCGTGCACCTGCCATGTGCGGAACCCGCTGTCTGCCTGCTCCATCATGTAGCACCCACCGGCTCACCACTGCCTGCCAGTCCTTGCTCGCCGCTTCTTCAGGGATCCGGCCCTGCCCTGTCGCCTGTTGACCCCTCACCCACCACAGCTTCTGGCCCCTTCCCATGTGGCATTGTCGCTGCAGCCAACTCCGCCATTAAAACTCTTTGCCAAAGTTTGCACCTTGTTCCCTGGACTGAAGCCTGAGCTTGTGGCTGAGCCGGGGGCTGCAGCCCAGACAGGGTCCAGCCTGGAGCCACTGAAGGCAGGCTCAGTGTTGCTGGGGGTCAGCCCACTGTGCTGACTGGTGCCAGCCTGGGCCAGGGCAGCCACTCAGGAGGGCTGGGCCTAGCTGTGTGTATGCATGCGAATGCCTCCCACACCTGTGTGGAGCCAGCCAGCCTCCTGTGTGGGCTGCTGGGGCAGATGTGCAGAATGGGCAAAGGGTGGACATGTCCTCTGCACTGGCCACTGGATGTGGGGGCAGCTGGATGGGGGACACCAGGCCCCTGGTTCCCCTAGACCCTCTGAAGTTGAATGGGAATGGCCTTTGGGCCAGACTGAAGCAGGGTTGAGATAGGCTAGCTGAGATCGTAGTGGGGTGGGAGGACCCCATGGCagagtgggggagagaagggTTGGGGAGAGCCACAGGGCATCGAGGAGGCGCGTAGACATGACAAGAGCATGGAGGGATGTCTCCGTAGCAGCTGTCTATTGAGAGCCATCCCTCGTTCTAGGTACAGCACTCTGCACGTTGCCAACAAGCCCCAAAGGTTGTACAGATGTCCTTTAGATAAAGGCCCTGGGCTCAATGCCATGAGGTTACAGGGTACTCAGTTCTATGCTGTCCAACTCCGAGGCTTAGCTGGACCCTTGTCCTAGTAGTTCAGGGGCATGGGCTGGACGCCCGACAGCCAGGGGCCATCGCCTTCAGTCTGACCCAGTCAGTGAGGAAGCTGTGGCCCGAGCTTGCatagcagcggccccgcccctgcAGCCCTGACCTTCAGGGAACACACTGGCCCTTATCTGCAACGTGACAGCATTCACTTTCGTGTCCATTGTGTCCCTCTTGCAAACAGGCCATGTGGGGCAAGGGGACGGAAGGAGAGCATGAAGCTTGTGTGTCGAGGGGTGCACAGGCCCCAGTTGCAGGCTTCCTCCAGCACTGCCCGTGGGCACCAGTAGTTAGTGTCTGGGCGGCAGGGTGGTTTGAAGTCTCTGGCTCCGTCAGAGGCTGAACACAGGCtcctggccccaggcctgggtCTGGATTGAAGGCTAGTGCCCGGCCCCACCGTGGGCTTTGTAGTTTGGTCATCAGTCCTCAGGGCTAGCGTGGGTCTCCCGGTCTGTTGGCAGCAGGTGTGACGAGTCCTGCTCAGTGGCCAGAGCGGTCCAGCAGCATAAAGAGCAGCCCCAGCAGCATGAGTGGCGTGAAGATGAGCAACAGGCCCAGGAGCTCCAGGGCTAGCAGGCCCAGCAGTACTAGGCGGCGGGTGCAGGGCCCTCGTTCCCGCAAGGCCCAGAGCCGGGCACCCAGCCAGGGCGGGCAGGGTAGGAAGGGAAGGCAGCCCTGGCCGCCCACAGGCCCTGCCAGGAAGCGTAGCCGGTAGCGGTGCTCTAgggaggcccagggcccagggccccggtggggaggagcagggggtgTAGGGGGCCGTGGGCCCTGAGGCCCATCTGCCCACAGCAGTTCCTCCTGCAGCTGGCAGATTTCCCACTCAGGCATGGGCGTCTTCTGGCGACACAGTGGGCAGCACACCTGGCCCTGGTGGGCACTGGAGGCTGTGCCTAGCAGCTGGTGCAGGCAGCCCACACACAGGCCATGGCCACAGTTGAGCAGAGCCAGGTGGTGCTCACCGGGCCCATAGGGCTCTGTGCAGATGGGgcattcctcctccccccactctcctgcctgctccccatcctcctcttccCCTACTTGCCCAGCCCAGGGGCAGGCAGTGGCCATGGCTGTGGCCCCAAGCAGGGGCTCACTGTCTAGAGCCCCAGCGCCCTGGGGGTTCCCAAGAACCCTGCTGTCCAACTCTTTGTCTGCCAGCACTTGGCACAGGGAGGCCAGGCATCCAGGGCCCAGAGGGGCTGCAGCAGGGCTGGTGAGGCCAGAGCTGAGGTCATGGGGGCCATAAGCGGGGGCCGTGGGACAGGAATCCAGATTCGTGGGTGGGGTCCCCAGGGTGGCGACTAGGGTGGTTGGAGCTGTGAAGGTCAGTGTGGCCCTCTGGGCACGAGCAGAGTCTGGCACTGACCTGGAGGCAGCCGCAGCCTggtcccagctcccagctcctgccTCACCTGGGGAAGTCCACGTCACTTGGACCCCAGCGCTGGTGGGAGTTCTGGGCAGCTCCCGTGCCCACGGGTGCCCATGGGTGCCGTCTCCACTGAATCTGCCCCCGCCCACCTATGTTCCTCACTGACGGATGGACTCCTGGGAGCTGCCTTGTGGGTAAACCAGCCTGCCTGACTCCTCCTACAGGAATTCCCCTGAGGACAATGAAGGCCCCTCCCAGGGGTGGGATGACTGAGGCCTGCTGCCGCCTTCCCTCACCATTGGGGCAGCTACTGGGTGAGGAGTGAAGGCCTGGTCAGGACTGGCCCTTCCTCCCCGGGCCCACTTATGGCCACCCCCTGCTCCACAGAGCTGGGGCACAGCGTGTATACGATGTGGGCAAACAGCTGGCTTCACAGTAGAATCACACCCCTGAGTACTGATGGGAGAAGAGATGGCTGATCGTGGCTGGCTGTGCCCATCTGGGCGTGCTGTGGGCCCACCCACCCCGAGGCACCAAGGAGCTCACAAGGAAGAGGTCAGAAACGGCCACGCAGAGCCCACAATTTATTACTGAGGCTTTCCaagatggaggcagggagagccTGTGCTGGCTGGGGGCCTCCTCCCCCTGGGGCTCTGGTCCTTGCTGACCTCCAGCCTGAGCCCAAGCCATGCACTTTGTGGCAGGGCACACAGATGTGGCACAGGGTGACTGGGAACCTGCGGTCTCCTAAGGCAAAGAGCGGTGGCGTGTGGCACTCCTCAAGACCCCGTCCCACCTCCTAAGGCTCCCCAGGCTCCCGGGTCCTTTCTCAGCCACTGTCCTGTGCAGGGGGGGAACCCAGGGACTACCCTGACCAGGACCCAAGTTGGGGCCAGTGGGAAAGGCGAGAGGTAGGCTGGAACCCTGGACAGGGGCAGGGTCGGGTGGTGAATGGGCAGTGGTGTGTCAGGGCTGAGTAGAGGACCCCAGGCTGACTGGAGTGCAAGGTTGCACAGGGGACAAGTTGGGAGGTGAtggtgtgccccccccccccccccagagagcAGTGGCTAGAGTGGCTGAGGTCAGCAGGAAAACTCTTCAGGCCCATGTCTCACTCTGGAAGCGCAGTGTCCGCTGGAGTCTGGCAAGGTAGTTAGCGGCATCAGGGCCAGAGAGCCCCCCCTCCTCCTGGAAGATGGATGCTAGGGCTTCCGACACATCTGCTGGCATGCACTTGGCGTTGCTGGAGGAACAGGCCAGATGGGCTCAGTGTGGCTGGGACCCCCCTTAGGGCtggctcccaccccacccagcagCCCAGGCTCACCCTGCCAGATAGAAGTAGGCGCCCTGGCGGTCCAGCAGGTCCCACACCAATGGCCCGAGCTCGCGGAGCCGGTGCTGCACATATATCTTCCGCTCCTATGGGGAGGTGGCAGGGCATTGGAGGTGGAGGTGACCTGCatcctggcccctgccctcccagcaTACTCACCTGCTCCCGGGAGAAGGCTGTGAAGAGCATCAGGCACCCCTTCCTCTCCAGCTGCAGCCACTCCGCCTCCCAGTAGAAGTCCTGGTCCCGCCAGCGGCAGCCGAAGAACAAAAAGTTTCCTAGGGGAACACAAGGTGGCCTCAAGGCTTGGCCGAGTCAACCCCAGCTGCCATCCTGCCCTGGGTCCAGCACGCTCACCAGTCTGATCCCGGGCCACTCGTTCCTGGATGGCTGCTCGGAAAGGGGCCACGCCGGTGCCAGGGCCCACCATAATGACAGGTGTGTCTGGTGTCTCTGGGAAGGTCAGGCCCCCCGGCCGCACCCACAGGGGCACATAGACAGGTCCTGCGGCAGGAGATGGGAGGCATGAAGAGGCTCCAAAGACCAGGCACCAGCCCAGGACTGGCCATGGTACACAGGGGAGAGCAGAGGCCCGGGACCCAgtcctccatcccctccctcctgaaAGCAGGGGTCACCTTGCCCAGGATCCAGAGACGCCagccaggaggagcagaggccccGGCGAGGCTCCTTGAGGCGGGTCTGGTACTGTACCACAGCCACGAGGATCTGCAGCCTCAAGGGatgagcctgggggaggggatggtgggTGCCCTGCTCCACTGGGCCATCCCTGCCAGCCACCCAAGCTCCAGGTTCCACCCACTTCACTCTGGGGTGGTCCCAGATGAGGAGTAGATGTTGAGGGCGACCTCCTGACCTTTACACCATGCCCAGCAGTCCCAGGCCCCACACCCCTGAGGCTGGCCCTGGGTACTGTCCCCACAGGCCCTCACCAGCAGAGAAGAGGCGATGGAGAAGGCCCGTGGGCGGATCAGGGGGATGAGGTCCAGGAGGTAGTCTGCGGGGATGGCTCCTGCCGTGTGCGGGAAGTCACACAACACCTGGGCAAGATAGCCAGCATGGCCACACAAGGCTGAGACTCAGGGCCCTGGGCCTGCCCGCACCTGCCCACACTTGCTCACACCTCCAGGATGGTCCTTCGAGGCCGGTTGCAGTACGAGTACAGCTCCTCCTGACCTTGGGGGGAACTGAGCTGCAGCAGCTTCTCCCGCTCCAGCTCATGGGGAGACAGACAGGCCAGGAGCTCGAAGAAGGAGCGGCGGGGCACGCTGGCAATGTCCAGGTAGTGGGCCACCAGGTGCCTCAccgagcagggctgggggagttGCGCAGGGCAGGGCACGCCTGTAGGAGGTGGCAGGGACatgggcagggctgggcatgCCCGCAGGCCACCGGGCCCCGACCCTCGGGGACTCACCTGGCCCTTGGGccccctccatcccttcccccactcctccccagggCTCACCTGGCTCCCGGGGCTGCAGGGTGAAGTACTGGTCGGGGTCCAGGCCCAGTGCCTGGCAGAACCGCCCGAGGTCGCTGGCCCGGTTCTCGGGCTGGATTAGCACCACATCACCTGCTGCAAAGCTGTGTGGGAAAGCCACTGGGAAGAGTGAGAAGGGAGTGGGCAGGGCACCGAGTTCCTAGGGTGGCTGCACAGGGAAGGATGGCGGGGCTGGGGGTCCCTGGATGCAGTCTCCCCGCTGCCTGGCCCGCACCCCTCCACCCTGCTGGGTACACTCTCTCCAGCTTTGGGGGAGGACCGGCCAAGCCCCTGGCCATGGCCTCCGGCCCCCCGGCCCCTCAGCATCTCAGGCCCCTCACCTGAGCCCGGACCCCGTGATGTCAAACTCGATCAGCCGAACATCTTGGAAGTGTGAGGGGCCAGTGACCCTCTGGTTGGTGACCATGGGTGCCAGGAAGGGCTGCCGCTCTGAAGGGGGGCCTTGAGGATCTGTGCTAGCCCCATGCTGCTCCTCAGAGCACGTCCtgggagcctccagaaggaagtgCAGGGTGAACGTGGAGGGCAAACTGTGGAGAGGGCACACTGGGTCAGGCTGCCAGCTCCGCAGCCGGGCCGCTCTGCTGTGCGTGTGGCCCACACTCACGGGACTCCGGTGGGGATCACGCCAAGGTCAGGGGGCACGGGGTACAGCCACAGCACCTTCTCCCACAGATCGTGCAGCCAGGGGTCCACAGCTGCATCAGGCCTGGGGAGAGAGCACGTGTGCGCTAGCCCATGGGGCCCTGTTTGTGGCTGGACCCCACAGGAGGGCACCCCCTCATGCCACTCACCCCAGCTCGTGCTGGTCATCGCCCAGGCACAGAGGTAGGAGGGCACTGCCCCCAAGCTGCAGCAGCCGACGGTACAGCTTCTTGGCCACAAAGTTGAAccttggggtggtgggggggagagaaaggCTTGGGCAGGCTGCATCCCTGGGCTGGAGGACAGTGAAGGGGAGGCAGCCCACGCCAGATCCTGGGCCTTGCCAGACCGCTCCTCCCAGGGACCGTGGTCAGCAAGAGGGCTCCCACCCACCCTCGGGCCTGTGTGCGTACCAAGCATGTGTGTGTACCAAGCATGTGTCTCTGTGGGGGCACAGAACAAAACTCCCCAGGAGAGGTGTCACACTGCCACCCATTCCCTGTCCTTCTCCCACTGGCCTGGCTTTGTAGGTGGTGGCCCCTGCACCAGACCTGATGACACACATACCCCCATTGCTTCCTTAAGAAATCACACAAAGCAAGACTACTCTTTGCTTAGAACGTAGATTTGTCCTGAAAATTGGAGAGAAAACAAAGCCGAGGTGGCCACACAACCACACCCGGGGATGTAGTGGTGGTGGGGGACTGGGGGTCCTTTTGTGCTCCTGGCTGGTTCCCACTGCATGCTCTCTGTGCCCTTAGTAAGCCCAAGTATCTCCTGGCTACATGAACGTAAACGTGGGCAAAGAGCCAGTCGGCTTTTGCTGCCCCAGGTCACATGTTCTCTGACGCTGCATGAGACCCCAGACACCCAGCTCCAGACATCACCTCCTGCTCTGGAAGGCACCTTGGGTCCACTCCTGAGTTTGGGCCGCACTTTGCCGGCCTGCCAGCCGTCTGTCTATGCTCTGCCTACCCTGCAAACCCCGATGCTCCCTGGTGGTCCCCTCAGAAGCAGGACGCACAGCCCGGCCACGGCCCAAGGTCTAGCAGAAGCCCCCGGGGCTGAGTCACCTGTCCCTCTACCAGAACGCTTTGTGCTCAAGCCCAAGGCCAGGCCTTGCAGGCCAGAAGCTCTCCCACCCCTACTCACTTGGCATAAGAGGAGTCCCCGAGGCCCAAGACAGCGAAGTCCATCTGACAGAGGGAGGTTGATGGCAGGTTCTTCCGGAATATGAACCTCCAGAAGTTCTACAGCCAGAAGAAACCAAGTTTGAGGTGGCAGCACCACTGGGGTCCCAGGTTGGgggagaaaattataaataagaaagttgtggacagccctggtggtgcagcggtttagcgccgcctgcagcctggggtgtgatcctggagacccgggatcgagtcccgcatcgagcttcctgcatggagcctgcttctccctctgcctgtgtctctgcctctctctcgctctctctgaatgaataaataaatctttataagaaaaaaaaaaaaggaaagaaagaaagttgccccaggggcccctggatagctcagtcagttgagtgtctgatggtttcagctcaggttgtgatctcagggtcatggaattgagccccacaccaTGCTGAGCTTGAGTCTgcttaagtctctctctctctcaaataaataaatcttaagaaagcaagcaagcaagctgtCCTAGAGAACGTGGCGCTCCACCCCTCCTTGGGCAGTGGGCTGGGAAAGAAGGCTGCGGAGTTGATGTGGGGAGGCCACCACTGACACCTGTCCCACagctctcccctccctggggtgggggaaatACCAGCTCCTGCTTGGGTCTCCCCAAGGGATGGCCTCCGCCTTCACACTGAGTCCTGTGTCCTGAAGGCCAGCAGCTCCTCTGGGGCCCTAGTCTCACCCCATAGGTGGGAGGTGGTTTCTCTCCTGGCCCTGAGCCCCCACCAGGCAGTGTTGCACTCGCTGCTTTCCCCCCCGTCACCGTGCTGGCTGAAGACCTCTAGCTGTGCCCTTCCCCAGGGCACTGTCACCCCCACACATCTGGCCATCCTTGAGGCCTTATCCCCAGTCCCCCAAAGTCACAGCCCGGTGCCTGACCTTtccacccaggggccctcatGGAGCATGTCCTAGGCGGCGCTGGGCCCCAGCCTCCAGAAGCACTTTTCCAACACGGTTCTCCATCACCTTCAGCCCGTGACAACCTGAGTGCCATCCAGGACATTAGCTGTACACCGCCTTCTCTCTGTTTTAGATCTCTATAGACAGGGGCCCTGTCGGGGTGCTGCTTTGCCCCCTCGCCACCCTAGGACTGTGCTGCTTCAGCCACCGCTGGGGACACTTGCCCCCCCTCCAGGGACCCCTGCGCACTCCCCCTGCAGAGGCCAGTGATGGTACTTCCCACCACTCTTCGGCTGCAAATGCCCGGGTCCACCCTTCACAGTGACTGGCAGGTTGTTTCCACAGGGAGCTGCCTTCCCAAGGAGCTTGAGGCCTTGCCCAAGCCGGTCCAGCCCGGCCACTGGTGCCGAGAAGCCAGTGTCCCTGTGTCCTGCTCTGTCCCCAAGAGCTGCAAGCCAGCACATCGTGCCTTGGCTGGAGCCTTCCCTTCTAGGTGGGCCCCTCCCGCCCCAGGACGATCTCTCCCCACTCCATGGCCCACATGTGAAGGTTACAGTTCTGAAAATGATCTCgggttttgatttgatttgtttcctaGAACATTTTTTACCAGACTTGCCAGGATGTTTCAACGTCACTctcatcttttcaaattttcccaAGCATTTCCTCTGCTTCTGGCTTCATGCTGTTTTGTGTTCTTGTCCCATGGGTGCCAAGTTCTGGGGGGCCTGCTCCGTCCCTGCTCCCCCAGGTTATATCTGGGTTTCTTGCAGTGGTGTCTTTCTGAGGCTGTGGTGGTTCTTTGTGGCCTATTTGTAGTTAAGAAGCTGACGGGAAACCATGAGCTCAGGCCTGTCACCCACATAGGTCTTCCAGCCAGGATCCTGCCGGGTCTTCCACTCTGGTGACTTCCTTGCCCTACAGAGGGGTCCCCTCTGTGCAGCTGGTCACTAAACCGGGTCTTCAGCAGGCGTCATGCCCCTTCCTCCATGTCCCTGGGACCTCAGTCTGCAGCTTCTCCaaggagcctccaggccctgctctggTTGGGGAGGGCCCCCTGCTGACCACTCCCATGGTGGTGTCTATGCCTGTAGTCATCCGGGGATGACCTTCGCCCCCTCCTGCTGACATCCAGCCTGTACCCCAGCCCAGCTCACCTCAGCAaactctgtctcctctcccctcccaggccctgtgTCCTGGGCACCCACCCTTCTGCATCTGATCCCCTCACATTTGCCTCCTCTCCTGTGCCTCTTCCTGTCTAGGGAGACCCCTCCTGACTGTGCTAGGGTCTCAGCCCCAGGTGTCCTACTCTGTCCCTACAGTGACCTTGCTCTTTAATCTTAAGCCTCTGGCTGCCCCTGTGCTCTGCACCTCCCCTCCCAGTATATAACAGCTCTCTCTTATCTTAGTAATACTTTCTTTCCAACCCCTTAGCCCCATTCACagccagaatctttttttttttttgggtaagTTCCACACTGGGCACGGAGCTTGAATTCAAGACCCTGAGGCTGtgacctcagctgagatcaagtTGGACGCCTAATGGACTGAGTCCGCCAGGCACCAGTTGGTTCAATGCAGATTTTCTACACTCACTCACTGGTTGAGCCTGTGACCCTCTTCACTCCCTGTGAGTTACTGAAACTGTTTTCCCCACGGTCACGATCACAGTCCCTTTGTTGATAAACCTGACTAGTGCCGCTCATGCCTTCTCTCACTTCATTTCTGTGCAGATTTGGGTGCTGCAAACCTTCTTCTCACAAGTCACTTCTGTGCCCCTGACCCTCTTGACTGTGTGGGGGCCGCTTTCCTGCCCTGTCCTCCTCCACCTCTCACGGCCTTGGTGCTCAGGGCACCTTGTCCCAGGAGAAGGTGTGTCCTGGCTCACGCCTCACCCAAGATCCTTGCTAGATCTCCACACAAACCTGCATCTCCACCTGGACAACTTCTAGCACTTGGCCTTCCTGGTCCCTC
This window contains:
- the NDOR1 gene encoding NADPH-dependent diflavin oxidoreductase 1 isoform X3, which produces MDFAVLGLGDSSYAKFNFVAKKLYRRLLQLGGSALLPLCLGDDQHELGPDAAVDPWLHDLWEKVLWLYPVPPDLGVIPTGVPLPSTFTLHFLLEAPRTCSEEQHGASTDPQGPPSERQPFLAPMVTNQRVTGPSHFQDVRLIEFDITGSGLSFAAGDVVLIQPENRASDLGRFCQALGLDPDQYFTLQPREPGVPCPAQLPQPCSVRHLVAHYLDIASVPRRSFFELLACLSPHELEREKLLQLSSPQGQEELYSYCNRPRRTILEVLCDFPHTAGAIPADYLLDLIPLIRPRAFSIASSLLAHPLRLQILVAVVQYQTRLKEPRRGLCSSWLASLDPGQGPVYVPLWVRPGGLTFPETPDTPVIMVGPGTGVAPFRAAIQERVARDQTGNFLFFGCRWRDQDFYWEAEWLQLERKGCLMLFTAFSREQERKIYVQHRLRELGPLVWDLLDRQGAYFYLAGNAKCMPADVSEALASIFQEEGGLSGPDAANYLARLQRTLRFQRDRRFPVTLCHICVPCHKVHGLGSGWRSARTRAPGGGGPQPAQALPASILESLSNKLWALRGRF
- the LOC112677492 gene encoding ring finger protein-like, yielding MATACPWAGQVGEEEDGEQAGEWGEEECPICTEPYGPGEHHLALLNCGHGLCVGCLHQLLGTASSAHQGQVCCPLCRQKTPMPEWEICQLQEELLWADGPQGPRPPTPPAPPHRGPGPWASLEHRYRLRFLAGPVGGQGCLPFLPCPPWLGARLWALRERGPCTRRLVLLGLLALELLGLLLIFTPLMLLGLLFMLLDRSGH
- the NDOR1 gene encoding NADPH-dependent diflavin oxidoreductase 1 isoform X1; the protein is MPSPGLLVLFGSQTGTAQDVAERLGRDARRRRLDCRVQALDSYSVVNLINEPLVVFVCATAGQGEPPDNMKNFWRFIFRKNLPSTSLCQMDFAVLGLGDSSYAKFNFVAKKLYRRLLQLGGSALLPLCLGDDQHELGPDAAVDPWLHDLWEKVLWLYPVPPDLGVIPTGVPLPSTFTLHFLLEAPRTCSEEQHGASTDPQGPPSERQPFLAPMVTNQRVTGPSHFQDVRLIEFDITGSGLSFAAGDVVLIQPENRASDLGRFCQALGLDPDQYFTLQPREPGVPCPAQLPQPCSVRHLVAHYLDIASVPRRSFFELLACLSPHELEREKLLQLSSPQGQEELYSYCNRPRRTILEVLCDFPHTAGAIPADYLLDLIPLIRPRAFSIASSLLAHPLRLQILVAVVQYQTRLKEPRRGLCSSWLASLDPGQGPVYVPLWVRPGGLTFPETPDTPVIMVGPGTGVAPFRAAIQERVARDQTGNFLFFGCRWRDQDFYWEAEWLQLERKGCLMLFTAFSREQERKIYVQHRLRELGPLVWDLLDRQGAYFYLAGNAKCMPADVSEALASIFQEEGGLSGPDAANYLARLQRTLRFQRDRRFPVTLCHICVPCHKVHGLGSGWRSARTRAPGGGGPQPAQALPASILESLSNKLWALRGRF
- the RNF208 gene encoding RING finger protein 208 codes for the protein MPADPGPEVGSGWPGFLMSCLKGPHVILKMEAMKIVHPEKFPELQAAAPCFPPAPRPTPALAPKRAWPSDTEIIVNQACGGDMPALDGAPRTPPLPRRPRKGSVELGFPRVAPADEVIVNQYVVRPGPATSGAPATAAPASGEPLECPTCGHTYNVTQRRPRVLSCLHSVCEQCLQILYESCPKYKFISCPTCRRETVLFTDYGLAALAVNTSILSRLPPEALTAPSGGQWGGEPEGSCYQTFRQYCGAACTCHVRNPLSACSIM
- the NDOR1 gene encoding NADPH-dependent diflavin oxidoreductase 1 isoform X2 codes for the protein MKNFWRFIFRKNLPSTSLCQMDFAVLGLGDSSYAKFNFVAKKLYRRLLQLGGSALLPLCLGDDQHELGPDAAVDPWLHDLWEKVLWLYPVPPDLGVIPTGVPLPSTFTLHFLLEAPRTCSEEQHGASTDPQGPPSERQPFLAPMVTNQRVTGPSHFQDVRLIEFDITGSGLSFAAGDVVLIQPENRASDLGRFCQALGLDPDQYFTLQPREPGVPCPAQLPQPCSVRHLVAHYLDIASVPRRSFFELLACLSPHELEREKLLQLSSPQGQEELYSYCNRPRRTILEVLCDFPHTAGAIPADYLLDLIPLIRPRAFSIASSLLAHPLRLQILVAVVQYQTRLKEPRRGLCSSWLASLDPGQGPVYVPLWVRPGGLTFPETPDTPVIMVGPGTGVAPFRAAIQERVARDQTGNFLFFGCRWRDQDFYWEAEWLQLERKGCLMLFTAFSREQERKIYVQHRLRELGPLVWDLLDRQGAYFYLAGNAKCMPADVSEALASIFQEEGGLSGPDAANYLARLQRTLRFQRDRRFPVTLCHICVPCHKVHGLGSGWRSARTRAPGGGGPQPAQALPASILESLSNKLWALRGRF